A genomic stretch from Bradyrhizobium sp. 195 includes:
- a CDS encoding DUF5309 domain-containing protein, which produces MTVVSGTLQTYDRVGNREDLEDVVYNISPKDTPFVSLIGSVPVSATRHDWQTDALRAPAANAQVEGDDYAFQTKSPTVRVQNFTQIASDTLIVSNSQEKADKAGRKSELGYQLAKMGAEIKKDVELSLVSNTASSAGSTTTGRVSAGFPAWISSATSTNGLRGATGTSGGFSSGTGLVAAATNGTQRAFTKTMLDTAISTCYNAGGNPTTVMVSPYNKRVFSTFMSDSNVAQQRSAANGKKTAIVAAADMYLSDFGELAVVPNRVMLNASASRNVMVIDPDYVARGVFRAMQTEKLAKTGDAEKRAVVTEFCLVMKNELASTVIADTYGLTAGT; this is translated from the coding sequence ATGACTGTCGTTTCCGGAACGTTGCAGACCTACGATCGTGTAGGTAACCGCGAAGACCTGGAGGATGTTGTCTACAACATCTCGCCGAAGGACACCCCGTTTGTGTCTCTGATCGGCTCTGTCCCGGTCTCCGCAACTCGTCATGACTGGCAGACGGACGCGCTTCGCGCGCCGGCTGCGAACGCCCAGGTCGAAGGCGACGACTATGCCTTCCAGACCAAGAGCCCGACCGTTCGCGTTCAGAACTTCACCCAGATCGCGAGCGATACCCTGATCGTTTCCAACTCTCAGGAAAAGGCAGACAAGGCCGGCCGAAAGTCTGAGCTTGGCTATCAGCTCGCCAAGATGGGCGCGGAGATCAAGAAGGACGTTGAGCTTTCGCTGGTGTCCAATACGGCATCTTCTGCCGGCAGCACGACGACCGGCCGCGTCTCGGCAGGCTTCCCGGCCTGGATCTCGTCCGCGACGTCCACGAACGGCTTGCGTGGCGCAACCGGCACCTCTGGCGGTTTCAGTTCTGGTACCGGACTGGTGGCCGCTGCCACCAACGGCACCCAGCGCGCCTTCACCAAGACCATGCTCGATACCGCCATTTCCACTTGCTACAACGCCGGCGGCAATCCGACCACGGTGATGGTCTCGCCGTACAACAAGCGCGTTTTCTCGACCTTCATGTCGGACAGCAACGTTGCGCAGCAGCGCTCCGCTGCGAACGGCAAGAAGACCGCCATTGTTGCGGCGGCGGATATGTACCTGTCGGACTTCGGCGAGCTGGCCGTGGTGCCGAACCGGGTAATGCTCAACGCCTCCGCCTCTCGCAACGTGATGGTCATTGACCCGGACTATGTCGCGCGCGGCGTTTTCCGTGCGATGCAGACGGAGAAGCTTGCAAAGACCGGCGACGCCGAAAAGCGGGCTGTCGTGACTGAGTTCTGCTTGGTCATGAAGAACGAGCTCGCTTCCACCGTCATTGCCGACACCTACGGCCTGACCGCCGGCACCTAA